The Apostichopus japonicus isolate 1M-3 chromosome 20, ASM3797524v1, whole genome shotgun sequence genome contains a region encoding:
- the LOC139961132 gene encoding uncharacterized protein isoform X3, whose product MRISDINNGKRTIMKALFLTVSMELSLLFFPWSFSRDIIHTSQLQLKPPLVTLIPLQRDRPSIVQRLKTNSTVAPVKTEDNTSYPTLTDILPDLQRTSPVITTCVNYGFLNMLYNFLVSIQRINMQANILVICEDKMSFNELSKGNQNITLEYKIVLTHLEVSISDSTDFGSESYVQLVQKRVYYIELLLRHNIDVLYTDNDIVLLEDPFKFMNGKGDLFIQSENPEHTKLCTGFFYMRANNRTCQLTSAWRKALYRDRRGNQRIFNKILLDFRDIIQVNILPTDRFLSGMLLRRLKLPWDNLDPKPVCIHANNLVGHDNKTALLKKHGLWFLPS is encoded by the exons ATGCGTATCAGCGACATTAATAACGGAAAAAG GACGATTATGAAGGCGTTGTTTCTAACTGTGTCCATGGAATTGTCTTTATTATTCTTTCCGTGGTCATTCTCAAGAG ATATTATCCACACATCTCAGTTGCAATTGAAACCACCATTGGTGACCCTTATACCATTACAACGGGACAGGCCTTCAATCGTCCAAAGACTTAAAACAAACTCGACAGTTGCACCTGTAAAAACTGAGGACAACACTTCCTATCCAACATTGACAGATATTTTACCCGACCTGCAGCGGACATCTCCCGTAATAACCACATGTGTTAACTATGGATTTCTCAACATGCTCTATAACTTTCTTGTCAGCATCCAACGTATAAATATGCAAGCAAATATTCTCGTTATCTGCGAGGACAAAATGTCCTTTAATGAACTCTCAAAAGGCAATCAGAATATAACTTTGGAATATAAAATCGTTTTAACTCATTTAGAAGTATCGATATCGGATTCTACTGACTTTGGGAGTGAATCTTATGTTCAACTCGTCCAGAAGAGGGTGTATTATATTGAACTTCTATTACGTCACAATATTGACGTTTTATATACTGATAATGACATTGTTTTATTGGAAGATCCTTTCAAATTCATGAACGGAAAAGGAGATTTATTTATTCAGAGCGAAAATCCAGAACATACTAAACTTTGCACTGGATTTTTCTATATGAGAGCAAACAACAGGACGTGTCAATTAACTTCTGCCTGGCGGAAAGCTTTGTATAGAGACCGCAGAGGAAATCAACGTATTTTTAATAAAATTCTTCTGGACTTTCGCGATATAATCCAAGTTAATATACTGCCAACAGACCGATTCTTAAGTGGAATGTTGCTTCGCAGATTAAAGTTACCTTGGGACAATTTAGACCCTAAACCTGTATGTATTCACGCGAATAACCTCGTTGGTCACGACAATAAGACGGCACTTTTGAAAAAGCATGGCTTGTGGTTTCTTCCTTCTTAG
- the LOC139961132 gene encoding uncharacterized protein isoform X1 — protein MRISNIKNGKGTIMKALFLTVSMELSLLFFPWSFSRDIIHTSQLQLKPPLVTLIPLQRDRPSIVQRLKTNSTVAPVKTEDNTSYPTLTDILPDLQRTSPVITTCVNYGFLNMLYNFLVSIQRINMQANILVICEDKMSFNELSKGNQNITLEYKIVLTHLEVSISDSTDFGSESYVQLVQKRVYYIELLLRHNIDVLYTDNDIVLLEDPFKFMNGKGDLFIQSENPEHTKLCTGFFYMRANNRTCQLTSAWRKALYRDRRGNQRIFNKILLDFRDIIQVNILPTDRFLSGMLLRRLKLPWDNLDPKPVCIHANNLVGHDNKTALLKKHGLWFLPS, from the exons ATGCGTATCAGCAACATTAAAAACGGAAAAGG GACGATTATGAAGGCGTTGTTTCTAACTGTGTCCATGGAATTGTCTTTATTATTCTTTCCGTGGTCATTCTCAAGAG ATATTATCCACACATCTCAGTTGCAATTGAAACCACCATTGGTGACCCTTATACCATTACAACGGGACAGGCCTTCAATCGTCCAAAGACTTAAAACAAACTCGACAGTTGCACCTGTAAAAACTGAGGACAACACTTCCTATCCAACATTGACAGATATTTTACCCGACCTGCAGCGGACATCTCCCGTAATAACCACATGTGTTAACTATGGATTTCTCAACATGCTCTATAACTTTCTTGTCAGCATCCAACGTATAAATATGCAAGCAAATATTCTCGTTATCTGCGAGGACAAAATGTCCTTTAATGAACTCTCAAAAGGCAATCAGAATATAACTTTGGAATATAAAATCGTTTTAACTCATTTAGAAGTATCGATATCGGATTCTACTGACTTTGGGAGTGAATCTTATGTTCAACTCGTCCAGAAGAGGGTGTATTATATTGAACTTCTATTACGTCACAATATTGACGTTTTATATACTGATAATGACATTGTTTTATTGGAAGATCCTTTCAAATTCATGAACGGAAAAGGAGATTTATTTATTCAGAGCGAAAATCCAGAACATACTAAACTTTGCACTGGATTTTTCTATATGAGAGCAAACAACAGGACGTGTCAATTAACTTCTGCCTGGCGGAAAGCTTTGTATAGAGACCGCAGAGGAAATCAACGTATTTTTAATAAAATTCTTCTGGACTTTCGCGATATAATCCAAGTTAATATACTGCCAACAGACCGATTCTTAAGTGGAATGTTGCTTCGCAGATTAAAGTTACCTTGGGACAATTTAGACCCTAAACCTGTATGTATTCACGCGAATAACCTCGTTGGTCACGACAATAAGACGGCACTTTTGAAAAAGCATGGCTTGTGGTTTCTTCCTTCTTAG
- the LOC139961132 gene encoding uncharacterized protein isoform X2, producing MRISDINNGKRTIMKALFLTVSMELFLFFFPWSFSRADIIHTSLQLKPPLVTVIPLQRDRPSIVQRLKTNSTVAPVKTEDNTSYPTLTDILPDLQRLSPVIATSVNYGFLDMLYNFLVSIQRINMQANILVICEDKMSFNELSKGNQNVTLEYKTVLTHLEVSISDSTDFGSESYVQLVQKRVYYIELLLRHNIDVLFTDNDIVLLEDPFKFMKGKGDLFIQSENQKHTVLCAGFVFMRANNRTCQLTSAWRKALYRDRKGNQRIFNKILLDFRDIIQVNILPTDRFLSGLLFRRLKLPWDKLDPKPVYIHANFLVGHDNKTALLKKHGLWFLPS from the exons ATGCGTATCAGCGACATTAATAACGGAAAAAG GACGATTATGAAGGCGTTGTTTCTAACTGTGTCCATGGAATTGTTTCTATTCTTCTTTCCGTGGTCATTCTCGAGAG CAGATATTATCCACACATCTTTGCAATTGAAACCACCATTGGTGACCGTTATACCATTACAACGGGACAGGCCTTCAATCGTCCAAAGACTTAAAACAAACTCGACAGTTGCACCTGTAAAAACAGAGGACAACACTTCCTATCCGACATTGACTGATATTTTACCCGACCTGCAGCGGTTATCTCCCGTAATAGCCACCAGTGTTAACTATGGATTTCTCGACATGCTCTATAACTTTCTTGTCAGTATCCAACGTATAAATATGCAAGCAAATATTCTCGTTATCTGCGAGGACAAAATGTCCTTTAATGAACTCTCAAAAGGCAATCAGAATGTAACTTTGGAATATAAAACCGTTTTAACTCATTTAGAAGTATCGATATCGGATTCTACTGACTTTGGGAGTGAATCTTATGTTCAACTCGTCCAGAAGAGGGTGTATTATATTGAACTTCTACTACGTCACAATATTGACGTTTTATTTACAGATAATGATATTGTTTTATTGGAAGATCCTTTCAAATTCATGAAGGGAAAAGGAGATTTATTTATTCAGAGCGAAAATCAAAAACATACTGTACTTTGCGCTGGATTTGTTTTTATGAGAGCAAACAACAGGACGTGTCAATTAACTTCTGCCTGGCGGAAAGCTTTGTATAGAGACCGCAAAGGAAATCAACGTATTTTTAATAAAATTCTTCTGGACTTTCGCGATATAATCCAAGTTAATATACTGCCAACGGACCGATTCTTAAGTGGCTTGTTATTTCGCAGATTAAAGTTACCTTGGGACAAGTTAGACCCTAAACCTGTATATATTCACGCGAATTTCCTCGTTGGTCACGACAATAAGACGGCACTTTTGAAAAAGCATGGCTTGTGGTTTCTTCCTTCTTAG
- the LOC139961132 gene encoding uncharacterized protein isoform X4: MRISDINNGKRTIMKALFLTVSMELFLFFFPWSFSRDIIHTSLQLKPPLVTVIPLQRDRPSIVQRLKTNSTVAPVKTEDNTSYPTLTDILPDLQRLSPVIATSVNYGFLDMLYNFLVSIQRINMQANILVICEDKMSFNELSKGNQNVTLEYKTVLTHLEVSISDSTDFGSESYVQLVQKRVYYIELLLRHNIDVLFTDNDIVLLEDPFKFMKGKGDLFIQSENQKHTVLCAGFVFMRANNRTCQLTSAWRKALYRDRKGNQRIFNKILLDFRDIIQVNILPTDRFLSGLLFRRLKLPWDKLDPKPVYIHANFLVGHDNKTALLKKHGLWFLPS, encoded by the exons ATGCGTATCAGCGACATTAATAACGGAAAAAG GACGATTATGAAGGCGTTGTTTCTAACTGTGTCCATGGAATTGTTTCTATTCTTCTTTCCGTGGTCATTCTCGAGAG ATATTATCCACACATCTTTGCAATTGAAACCACCATTGGTGACCGTTATACCATTACAACGGGACAGGCCTTCAATCGTCCAAAGACTTAAAACAAACTCGACAGTTGCACCTGTAAAAACAGAGGACAACACTTCCTATCCGACATTGACTGATATTTTACCCGACCTGCAGCGGTTATCTCCCGTAATAGCCACCAGTGTTAACTATGGATTTCTCGACATGCTCTATAACTTTCTTGTCAGTATCCAACGTATAAATATGCAAGCAAATATTCTCGTTATCTGCGAGGACAAAATGTCCTTTAATGAACTCTCAAAAGGCAATCAGAATGTAACTTTGGAATATAAAACCGTTTTAACTCATTTAGAAGTATCGATATCGGATTCTACTGACTTTGGGAGTGAATCTTATGTTCAACTCGTCCAGAAGAGGGTGTATTATATTGAACTTCTACTACGTCACAATATTGACGTTTTATTTACAGATAATGATATTGTTTTATTGGAAGATCCTTTCAAATTCATGAAGGGAAAAGGAGATTTATTTATTCAGAGCGAAAATCAAAAACATACTGTACTTTGCGCTGGATTTGTTTTTATGAGAGCAAACAACAGGACGTGTCAATTAACTTCTGCCTGGCGGAAAGCTTTGTATAGAGACCGCAAAGGAAATCAACGTATTTTTAATAAAATTCTTCTGGACTTTCGCGATATAATCCAAGTTAATATACTGCCAACGGACCGATTCTTAAGTGGCTTGTTATTTCGCAGATTAAAGTTACCTTGGGACAAGTTAGACCCTAAACCTGTATATATTCACGCGAATTTCCTCGTTGGTCACGACAATAAGACGGCACTTTTGAAAAAGCATGGCTTGTGGTTTCTTCCTTCTTAG
- the LOC139961132 gene encoding uncharacterized protein isoform X6: protein MKALFLTVSMELFLFFFPWSFSRDIIHTSLQLKPPLVTVIPLQRDRPSIVQRLKTNSTVAPVKTEDNTSYPTLTDILPDLQRLSPVIATSVNYGFLDMLYNFLVSIQRINMQANILVICEDKMSFNELSKGNQNVTLEYKTVLTHLEVSISDSTDFGSESYVQLVQKRVYYIELLLRHNIDVLFTDNDIVLLEDPFKFMKGKGDLFIQSENQKHTVLCAGFVFMRANNRTCQLTSAWRKALYRDRKGNQRIFNKILLDFRDIIQVNILPTDRFLSGLLFRRLKLPWDKLDPKPVYIHANFLVGHDNKTALLKKHGLWFLPS from the exons ATGAAGGCGTTGTTTCTAACTGTGTCCATGGAATTGTTTCTATTCTTCTTTCCGTGGTCATTCTCGAGAG ATATTATCCACACATCTTTGCAATTGAAACCACCATTGGTGACCGTTATACCATTACAACGGGACAGGCCTTCAATCGTCCAAAGACTTAAAACAAACTCGACAGTTGCACCTGTAAAAACAGAGGACAACACTTCCTATCCGACATTGACTGATATTTTACCCGACCTGCAGCGGTTATCTCCCGTAATAGCCACCAGTGTTAACTATGGATTTCTCGACATGCTCTATAACTTTCTTGTCAGTATCCAACGTATAAATATGCAAGCAAATATTCTCGTTATCTGCGAGGACAAAATGTCCTTTAATGAACTCTCAAAAGGCAATCAGAATGTAACTTTGGAATATAAAACCGTTTTAACTCATTTAGAAGTATCGATATCGGATTCTACTGACTTTGGGAGTGAATCTTATGTTCAACTCGTCCAGAAGAGGGTGTATTATATTGAACTTCTACTACGTCACAATATTGACGTTTTATTTACAGATAATGATATTGTTTTATTGGAAGATCCTTTCAAATTCATGAAGGGAAAAGGAGATTTATTTATTCAGAGCGAAAATCAAAAACATACTGTACTTTGCGCTGGATTTGTTTTTATGAGAGCAAACAACAGGACGTGTCAATTAACTTCTGCCTGGCGGAAAGCTTTGTATAGAGACCGCAAAGGAAATCAACGTATTTTTAATAAAATTCTTCTGGACTTTCGCGATATAATCCAAGTTAATATACTGCCAACGGACCGATTCTTAAGTGGCTTGTTATTTCGCAGATTAAAGTTACCTTGGGACAAGTTAGACCCTAAACCTGTATATATTCACGCGAATTTCCTCGTTGGTCACGACAATAAGACGGCACTTTTGAAAAAGCATGGCTTGTGGTTTCTTCCTTCTTAG
- the LOC139961132 gene encoding uncharacterized protein isoform X5, which translates to MKALFLTVSMELFLFFFPWSFSRADIIHTSLQLKPPLVTVIPLQRDRPSIVQRLKTNSTVAPVKTEDNTSYPTLTDILPDLQRLSPVIATSVNYGFLDMLYNFLVSIQRINMQANILVICEDKMSFNELSKGNQNVTLEYKTVLTHLEVSISDSTDFGSESYVQLVQKRVYYIELLLRHNIDVLFTDNDIVLLEDPFKFMKGKGDLFIQSENQKHTVLCAGFVFMRANNRTCQLTSAWRKALYRDRKGNQRIFNKILLDFRDIIQVNILPTDRFLSGLLFRRLKLPWDKLDPKPVYIHANFLVGHDNKTALLKKHGLWFLPS; encoded by the exons ATGAAGGCGTTGTTTCTAACTGTGTCCATGGAATTGTTTCTATTCTTCTTTCCGTGGTCATTCTCGAGAG CAGATATTATCCACACATCTTTGCAATTGAAACCACCATTGGTGACCGTTATACCATTACAACGGGACAGGCCTTCAATCGTCCAAAGACTTAAAACAAACTCGACAGTTGCACCTGTAAAAACAGAGGACAACACTTCCTATCCGACATTGACTGATATTTTACCCGACCTGCAGCGGTTATCTCCCGTAATAGCCACCAGTGTTAACTATGGATTTCTCGACATGCTCTATAACTTTCTTGTCAGTATCCAACGTATAAATATGCAAGCAAATATTCTCGTTATCTGCGAGGACAAAATGTCCTTTAATGAACTCTCAAAAGGCAATCAGAATGTAACTTTGGAATATAAAACCGTTTTAACTCATTTAGAAGTATCGATATCGGATTCTACTGACTTTGGGAGTGAATCTTATGTTCAACTCGTCCAGAAGAGGGTGTATTATATTGAACTTCTACTACGTCACAATATTGACGTTTTATTTACAGATAATGATATTGTTTTATTGGAAGATCCTTTCAAATTCATGAAGGGAAAAGGAGATTTATTTATTCAGAGCGAAAATCAAAAACATACTGTACTTTGCGCTGGATTTGTTTTTATGAGAGCAAACAACAGGACGTGTCAATTAACTTCTGCCTGGCGGAAAGCTTTGTATAGAGACCGCAAAGGAAATCAACGTATTTTTAATAAAATTCTTCTGGACTTTCGCGATATAATCCAAGTTAATATACTGCCAACGGACCGATTCTTAAGTGGCTTGTTATTTCGCAGATTAAAGTTACCTTGGGACAAGTTAGACCCTAAACCTGTATATATTCACGCGAATTTCCTCGTTGGTCACGACAATAAGACGGCACTTTTGAAAAAGCATGGCTTGTGGTTTCTTCCTTCTTAG
- the LOC139961135 gene encoding uncharacterized protein gives MDRSGIVGNINNRTVTFTCFLIICLELLVILFMWSPPAAWLLVPNQQESSATSTLKTTLEGDNQTFPTVKDMLEHLHDSPLMVTCVNYGFVELLYNLLFSIQRLKIQPNILVICEDKMSFIELSKGRQNLNLEFKIALTFLEESTTKSTRYTSDSYIQLVQKRVYYIELLLRHNIDVLYIDSDIVLLEDPFKFMNGKEDLFIQSETPRKSVVCTGFFYIKANNRTCRLISAWRRALPRDKRGNQRVFNEVLNRFKRQIKVNILPTDRFFSGKIFAASNEPWSKRSPKPVEIHANFMTGSVKKTQTMKNLGLWFIPPSNNSNIL, from the exons ATGGATAGAAGTGGAATTGTAGGAAATATTAATAACAG GACGGTCACCTTCACGTGTTTCCTTATCATATGTTTAGAATTGCTGGTCATCTTGTTTATGTGGTCCCCGCCAGCAG CATGGTTACTTGTTCCTAATCAACAAGAATCAAGTGCAACATCCACGTTGAAGACGACTCTAGAGGGAGACAATCAAACTTTCCCAACAGTCAAAGATATGTTAGAGCACCTACATGACTCTCCGCTTATGGTCACCTGTGTTAATTATGGATTTGTCGAACTACTCTACAACTTACTCTTCAGCATTCAACGTCTTAAAATACAACCAAACATTCTCGTTATCTGCGAGGACAAAATGTCCTTCATCGAACTCTCAAAAGGACGTCAGAATTTAAACTTGGAATTCAAAATAGCTTTAACTTTTTTGGAGGAATCAACAACGAAATCAACCAGATACACATCCGACTCATACATTCAGCTGGTCCAAAAACGGGTTTATTATATTGAATTATTATTACGCCATAATATTGATGTTTTATATATTGATTCCGATATTGTCTTATTGGAAGATCCTTTCAAATTCATGAACGGAAAAGAAGACTTATTTATTCAAAGTGAAACTCCAAGAAAATCCGTCGTTTGTACTGGGTTTTTCTATATCAAAGCCAATAACCGGACATGCCGACTAATTTCAGCTTGGAGAAGAGCTCTACCACGAGATAAAAGGGGGAATCAAAGGGTTTTTAATGAAGTTCTTAACAGATTCAAACGTCAAATAAAAGTCAACATTCTTCCAACAGATAGGTTCTTTAGTGGAAAGATATTTGCAGCATCTAATGAGCCATGGTCCAAAAGATCTCCAAAACCAGTAGAAATTCATGCTAATTTTATGACTGGTTCTGTAAAGAAAACCCAAACTATGAAAAACCTTGGTTTATGGTTTATTCCACCTTCAAATAACTCTAATATATTATAG